In Streptomyces chartreusis NRRL 3882, the following are encoded in one genomic region:
- a CDS encoding carboxylate-amine ligase → MTTIGVEEEYLLLDPVTGLPVPLADKVRAAAGLAHLVADQEVQCELLQAQVEVATPVCGTLEEAGGHLLRLRHAIGAAAEAHGCRIAACGTPPLRHRHPVAVTDQARYRAMLTQAPQLVAEQLVNGMHVHVAVPSRETGVQVLNRIRVWLPTLTAMSANSPLWDGHDTGFASWRTVIFGRWPVSGVPPFFRDVADHDRRVAQLLESGVISDSGQLYWQARLSARYPTVEVRCLDVQLRADDAVMLAGMTHALVDTAIRETVAGAPMPDSPPELLQVALWHAARHGLSDTLVCPNGRPRRAGDVLYQLLRYVAPALEASGATRQVTALVHRLLQNGTGADRQRAALAEGGIRAVTDLIGAESSMS, encoded by the coding sequence ATGACGACGATCGGTGTGGAAGAGGAGTACCTGCTCCTCGACCCGGTTACCGGGTTGCCGGTGCCCCTGGCCGACAAGGTGCGGGCCGCCGCGGGTCTGGCGCATCTCGTGGCCGACCAGGAGGTGCAGTGCGAGCTGCTGCAGGCGCAGGTCGAGGTGGCCACGCCGGTGTGCGGAACGCTGGAGGAGGCAGGGGGACATCTGCTGCGGCTACGGCACGCCATCGGCGCGGCGGCCGAAGCGCACGGCTGCCGGATCGCGGCCTGCGGAACGCCCCCGCTGCGCCATCGTCACCCGGTGGCCGTCACCGACCAGGCCCGTTACCGGGCCATGCTCACGCAGGCTCCCCAGCTGGTGGCGGAGCAGCTGGTCAACGGCATGCACGTACACGTGGCCGTGCCCAGCCGGGAGACCGGTGTGCAGGTCCTGAACCGGATCCGGGTCTGGCTGCCGACCCTGACGGCCATGTCGGCGAACTCCCCGCTCTGGGACGGCCACGACACCGGCTTCGCCAGCTGGCGCACCGTGATCTTCGGCCGCTGGCCGGTCAGCGGCGTGCCCCCGTTCTTCCGTGACGTGGCCGACCACGACCGGCGCGTGGCTCAACTGCTGGAGAGCGGTGTGATCTCGGACAGCGGGCAGTTGTACTGGCAGGCCCGCCTGTCGGCCCGGTACCCCACCGTCGAGGTGCGCTGCCTGGACGTGCAACTGCGCGCGGACGACGCGGTCATGCTCGCGGGCATGACCCACGCTCTCGTGGACACGGCCATCAGGGAGACGGTCGCCGGGGCGCCGATGCCCGACTCCCCGCCGGAGCTGCTCCAGGTCGCTCTGTGGCATGCCGCCCGGCACGGCCTGAGCGACACCCTGGTCTGCCCGAACGGCCGGCCGCGCCGTGCCGGGGACGTGCTGTACCAGCTCCTGCGGTACGTCGCTCCGGCACTCGAGGCGTCCGGCGCGACCCGGCAGGTGACGGCCTTGGTCCACCGGCTGCTCCAGAACGGGACCGGAGCGGACAGACAGCGCGCCGCTCTCGCCGAAGGCGGCATTCGGGCCGTCACGGACCTGATCGGCGCGGAGAGCAGCATGTCGTGA
- a CDS encoding SPFH domain-containing protein, with the protein METSAFLIAGLLVALFAVFTVVRAVRIVPQARARNVERLGRYHRTLNPGLNLVIPYIDRVHPVIDLREQVVSFKPQPVITEDNLVVEIDTVLYFQVTDPRAAFYEIANFLQAVEQLTVTTLRNVVGSMDLEKTLTSRDTINSQLRGVLDEATGKWGLRVNRVEIKAIDPPQSIKDAMQKQMRAERDKRAAILGAEGQRQSQILTAEGDKQAAVLRAEGNRTAAILQAEGQSRAIDEVFQAVHRNDPDPKLLAWQYLQTLPQLAQGAGSTFWVIPSEVTSALQGVSRAFSEALPPSPATREKPTDDMDAQAADDAAQAAKAAAAALADAAKVDRVSPESLPSQPPA; encoded by the coding sequence ATGGAAACCTCCGCGTTCTTGATCGCCGGCCTGCTCGTCGCACTGTTCGCGGTCTTCACCGTGGTGCGGGCGGTCCGTATCGTTCCCCAGGCCCGTGCTCGCAACGTCGAGCGACTCGGCCGCTACCACCGGACCCTGAATCCCGGCCTCAATCTCGTCATCCCGTACATCGACCGGGTCCATCCGGTGATCGACCTTCGGGAACAGGTCGTCTCCTTCAAACCGCAGCCGGTCATCACCGAGGACAACCTGGTCGTCGAGATCGACACCGTCCTCTACTTCCAGGTCACCGATCCGCGCGCGGCCTTCTACGAGATCGCGAATTTCCTCCAGGCGGTCGAGCAGTTGACCGTCACCACGCTGCGCAACGTCGTGGGATCCATGGACCTGGAAAAGACCCTCACCTCGCGCGACACCATCAACAGCCAGCTCCGTGGTGTCCTGGACGAGGCCACCGGCAAGTGGGGGCTGAGGGTCAACCGGGTGGAGATCAAGGCCATCGACCCCCCGCAGTCCATCAAGGACGCGATGCAGAAGCAGATGCGAGCCGAGCGGGACAAGCGGGCCGCGATCCTCGGGGCCGAGGGGCAACGCCAGTCACAGATCCTCACCGCCGAAGGCGACAAGCAGGCCGCCGTCCTGCGCGCGGAGGGCAACCGTACCGCCGCGATCCTCCAGGCCGAGGGCCAGTCCCGGGCCATCGACGAGGTGTTCCAGGCAGTGCACCGCAACGACCCCGACCCCAAGCTGCTCGCCTGGCAGTACCTCCAGACGCTGCCCCAACTGGCGCAGGGGGCGGGCAGCACGTTCTGGGTGATCCCCAGTGAGGTCACCTCCGCACTCCAGGGTGTGTCCCGCGCCTTCAGCGAGGCGCTGCCCCCGTCGCCGGCCACCCGCGAGAAGCCCACCGACGACATGGATGCCCAGGCCGCCGACGACGCCGCACAGGCGGCGAAAGCCGCTGCCGCGGCCCTCGCCGACGCAGCCAAGGTCGATCGCGTCAGCCCCGAATCCCTCCCGTCCCAGCCTCCTGCCTGA
- a CDS encoding NfeD family protein codes for MDPWLIWLIIAAVLAVAEIFTLTAALGMLSAAALVTAGSAALGLPLPFQFLVFTAVATVTLLFVRPFALRHVLQPQAARFGVDALVGRAAYVVSEVTGLGGRVRIDGEEWTARAFDETLVIPAGKTVDVIEISGATAIVYPRD; via the coding sequence ATGGATCCGTGGCTGATCTGGTTGATCATCGCGGCCGTGCTGGCCGTGGCGGAGATCTTCACCCTGACCGCTGCGCTCGGGATGCTGAGTGCGGCCGCGTTGGTCACGGCGGGCTCCGCCGCGCTCGGACTGCCGCTGCCGTTCCAGTTCTTGGTCTTCACAGCCGTGGCGACAGTCACCTTGCTGTTCGTGCGCCCCTTCGCGCTGCGCCACGTCCTCCAGCCCCAGGCGGCACGGTTCGGCGTGGACGCCCTGGTCGGCCGGGCTGCCTACGTCGTCTCCGAGGTGACGGGCCTGGGCGGCAGGGTCCGTATCGACGGTGAGGAGTGGACGGCCCGCGCCTTCGACGAGACGCTGGTGATTCCTGCAGGAAAGACCGTCGACGTCATAGAGATCAGTGGCGCCACCGCGATCGTCTACCCACGGGACTGA
- the dhaK gene encoding dihydroxyacetone kinase subunit DhaK: protein MKMLINVPETVVADALRGLAAAHPELTVDVENRVIVRRDAPVAGKVGLVSGGGSGHEPLHGGFVGPGMLSAACPGEVFTSPVPDQMLRAAAAVDSGAGVLFIVKNYTGDVLNFDMAAELAEDEGIQVAKVLVNDDVAVTDSLYTAGRRGTGATLFVEKIAGAAADEGMPLERVEAIARQVNENSRSFGVALSACSTPAKGSPTFDLPPGELELGIGIHGEPGRERRAMMTSGEIAEAAVEAVVEDLRPRNPVLVLVNGMGATPLLELYGFNAEVHRVLAARGVPVARVLVGNYVTSLDMAGASLTLCQVDEEMLRLWDAPVKTPGLRWGV, encoded by the coding sequence GTGAAGATGCTGATCAACGTCCCGGAGACCGTGGTCGCGGATGCGCTGCGTGGTCTGGCGGCTGCCCACCCGGAGCTGACCGTGGACGTGGAGAACCGGGTGATCGTGCGGCGGGACGCCCCCGTGGCCGGGAAAGTGGGGCTGGTCTCGGGCGGTGGCTCGGGACACGAGCCGCTGCACGGGGGTTTCGTCGGGCCCGGCATGCTGTCGGCCGCCTGTCCTGGCGAGGTTTTCACCTCCCCCGTGCCCGACCAGATGCTGCGCGCGGCCGCCGCCGTGGACAGCGGGGCCGGGGTCCTGTTCATCGTGAAGAACTACACCGGTGACGTGCTCAATTTCGACATGGCCGCCGAGCTGGCCGAGGACGAGGGCATTCAGGTCGCGAAGGTACTGGTCAACGATGACGTGGCGGTGACCGACAGCCTGTACACGGCCGGGCGGCGCGGTACCGGCGCGACGCTGTTCGTGGAGAAGATCGCGGGCGCCGCCGCTGATGAGGGCATGCCACTGGAGCGGGTGGAGGCCATCGCCCGGCAGGTCAACGAGAACTCCCGCAGTTTCGGTGTCGCGCTGAGCGCGTGCAGCACGCCGGCCAAGGGCAGCCCCACCTTCGATCTGCCGCCCGGTGAACTGGAGTTGGGCATCGGGATCCACGGCGAACCCGGCCGGGAGCGGCGGGCGATGATGACGTCCGGCGAGATCGCCGAGGCCGCCGTCGAGGCGGTGGTGGAGGACCTCCGGCCGCGCAACCCCGTGCTGGTCCTCGTCAACGGCATGGGGGCGACGCCCCTGCTCGAGCTGTACGGCTTCAACGCCGAGGTGCACCGCGTGCTCGCCGCCCGGGGCGTCCCCGTCGCCCGCGTCCTCGTGGGCAACTACGTCACCTCCCTGGACATGGCGGGCGCCTCCCTCACCCTGTGCCAGGTGGACGAGGAGATGCTGCGGCTGTGGGACGCGCCGGTGAAGACGCCGGGTCTGCGCTGGGGCGTGTGA
- the dhaL gene encoding dihydroxyacetone kinase subunit DhaL: MLDADFFRRWMTATAASVDREAERLTALDSPIGDADHGSNLQRGFTAVTAALEKEDPGTPGGILTLAGRQLISTVGGASGPLYGTLLRRTGKALGDAAEVSAEQLAEALRAGVDAVMTLGGAAPGDKTMIDALVPAVDALGDSFTAARTAAEEGAVATTPLQARKGRASYLGERSIGHQDPGATSAALLVAGLAEAAGE; encoded by the coding sequence GTGCTCGACGCCGATTTCTTCCGCCGTTGGATGACGGCGACCGCCGCGTCCGTCGACCGTGAGGCGGAACGGCTCACCGCCCTCGACTCCCCCATCGGGGACGCCGACCACGGCAGCAACCTCCAGCGTGGCTTCACGGCCGTGACGGCGGCCCTGGAGAAGGAGGATCCCGGCACGCCGGGCGGGATCCTGACGCTGGCCGGGCGCCAGCTGATCTCGACGGTCGGCGGCGCCTCGGGGCCGCTGTACGGGACGCTGCTGCGCCGTACCGGCAAGGCGCTCGGGGATGCCGCCGAGGTCAGCGCGGAGCAGCTGGCCGAGGCGCTGCGGGCCGGGGTGGACGCGGTCATGACGCTGGGCGGTGCCGCGCCGGGCGACAAGACCATGATCGACGCGCTGGTGCCGGCGGTGGACGCGCTGGGCGACTCGTTCACGGCGGCCCGGACCGCCGCGGAGGAGGGCGCGGTGGCGACGACGCCGTTGCAGGCGCGCAAGGGCCGGGCGAGCTATCTGGGTGAGCGCAGCATCGGTCACCAGGACCCGGGTGCCACCTCGGCGGCGCTGCTCGTCGCCGGACTCGCGGAGGCCGCCGGTGAGTGA
- a CDS encoding PTS-dependent dihydroxyacetone kinase phosphotransferase subunit DhaM, with protein MSDERLVGIVLVSHSAEVAASVAALAKGLAGGGPAVPVAPAGGTESGGLGTSAELIAAAAASVDRGAGVAVLADLGSAVLTVKALLAEGDELPEQTRLVDAPFVEGAVAAVVTAATGADLAAVESAAAEAYTYRKV; from the coding sequence GTGAGTGACGAGCGGCTCGTGGGGATCGTGCTGGTGTCGCACAGCGCGGAGGTGGCCGCGTCGGTCGCCGCGCTGGCGAAGGGCCTCGCGGGCGGCGGCCCGGCGGTGCCCGTCGCCCCGGCGGGCGGCACCGAGAGCGGCGGGCTCGGCACCAGCGCCGAACTGATCGCCGCGGCGGCCGCGTCCGTCGACCGGGGTGCCGGCGTCGCCGTGCTGGCCGACCTGGGCAGCGCGGTGCTCACCGTGAAGGCGCTGCTCGCGGAGGGAGACGAACTCCCGGAGCAGACGCGGCTGGTGGACGCTCCGTTCGTGGAGGGGGCCGTCGCCGCGGTCGTCACGGCGGCCACCGGGGCCGACCTGGCGGCGGTGGAGTCGGCCGCAGCGGAGGCGTACACGTACCGGAAGGTGTGA
- a CDS encoding glycoside hydrolase family 75 protein, whose protein sequence is MRVQSLTLAAASAALLAPTTPSAAPPRPVVWRENPVSAADLLAKVRDCAPVSRGRYRSDSGAPAKIPVCGTQDAVFWKADMDIDCDGRPGPRCNRRTDPHFSGSTAYAQSDGRPLSAERLPFIVVPAPSRIWDYREHGVGGGSVVAVVHRDRVQYAVVGDTGPQDIIGEASHATAKALGVRADPRGGGTPSGVTYIVFKNARVSPIEDHAAAEAAGERLARRFVGDQVLDGEPWSDRPGDAEH, encoded by the coding sequence GTGCGTGTCCAGTCGCTCACACTGGCCGCGGCCAGCGCCGCCCTGCTCGCCCCGACGACGCCCTCCGCCGCTCCGCCCCGGCCGGTGGTGTGGCGCGAGAACCCCGTCAGCGCCGCCGACCTGCTGGCCAAGGTACGGGACTGTGCTCCGGTCTCCCGAGGCCGGTACCGCAGCGACAGCGGCGCACCCGCGAAGATCCCGGTCTGCGGGACCCAGGACGCCGTGTTCTGGAAGGCCGACATGGACATCGACTGCGACGGCCGCCCCGGACCCCGCTGCAACCGCCGCACGGACCCCCACTTCTCCGGCAGCACCGCCTACGCGCAGTCGGACGGCCGTCCCCTGAGCGCCGAACGCCTCCCCTTCATCGTCGTGCCCGCCCCGAGCCGCATCTGGGACTACCGGGAGCACGGCGTGGGCGGCGGTTCCGTCGTGGCCGTCGTCCACCGCGACCGTGTGCAGTACGCGGTCGTCGGCGACACGGGCCCGCAGGACATCATCGGAGAGGCGTCCCACGCGACCGCCAAGGCCCTCGGTGTCCGCGCCGACCCGCGGGGCGGCGGCACACCCTCCGGCGTCACTTACATCGTCTTCAAGAACGCCCGCGTGTCACCCATCGAGGACCACGCGGCGGCCGAGGCGGCGGGGGAGCGGCTGGCGAGGCGATTCGTCGGCGACCAAGTGCTCGACGGAGAGCCGTGGAGTGACCGACCGGGCGACGCCGAGCACTGA
- a CDS encoding fibronectin type III domain-containing protein, producing MRGVSVSVPARPLRRLALCGALALVASCGAAGSGEGDAGGPPGAPTGVTAAAGSATSVHVMWSATARAETYEVYRGPRKVKEVLGSEHMVDVTRLRPATVYVFTVRARGADGRLGPPSRGVRARTPAAAADDHRAPTRPAAARGRAAGSRAAQLSWSASTDDRYVVSYDVHQGGTKIHSVGGGRTAAVVTGLRPGTSYSFTVRARDAAGNVSPASPAVRLTTPGTDDGRAMAPTSLRATGHREDGAYYVDLSWVPPRVDGEVTEYEIHLDGRRATSLVFGGSAPRDRATYSFYVGRAAGVTHRVRVRAMLPDGTWGGFSAERTVTTGAGK from the coding sequence GTGCGAGGCGTTTCCGTTTCCGTCCCGGCTCGTCCGCTCCGCCGCCTCGCGCTCTGCGGGGCCCTCGCGCTGGTCGCCTCCTGTGGTGCGGCCGGATCGGGCGAAGGGGACGCCGGCGGTCCGCCGGGAGCACCGACGGGTGTCACCGCTGCGGCGGGCAGCGCGACGAGCGTGCATGTCATGTGGAGCGCGACCGCACGGGCCGAGACCTACGAGGTGTATCGCGGCCCCCGTAAGGTCAAAGAAGTGCTGGGTTCGGAGCACATGGTGGATGTCACCAGGCTCCGGCCCGCCACGGTGTATGTCTTCACCGTGCGGGCCCGGGGCGCCGACGGGCGGCTCGGGCCGCCCAGCCGTGGGGTCCGGGCGAGGACACCGGCGGCCGCCGCGGACGACCACCGGGCACCGACCCGCCCGGCGGCGGCCCGCGGCCGCGCGGCCGGAAGCCGGGCGGCCCAGCTGTCCTGGTCCGCCTCGACGGACGACCGGTACGTGGTGTCGTACGACGTCCACCAGGGCGGCACGAAGATCCACAGCGTGGGCGGGGGCCGGACGGCGGCCGTGGTCACCGGGCTGCGGCCCGGCACGTCCTACTCGTTCACCGTCCGGGCCAGGGACGCGGCCGGCAACGTCTCCCCCGCCAGTCCCGCCGTCCGCCTCACCACGCCGGGCACGGACGACGGCCGCGCCATGGCCCCGACCTCCTTGCGGGCGACCGGCCACCGGGAGGACGGGGCCTACTACGTCGACCTGAGCTGGGTGCCGCCCCGCGTGGACGGCGAGGTCACCGAGTACGAGATCCATCTCGACGGCCGTCGGGCCACGTCCCTCGTGTTCGGCGGGAGCGCGCCGCGCGACCGGGCGACGTACAGCTTCTACGTGGGGCGGGCCGCCGGTGTCACCCATCGGGTCCGTGTCCGGGCGATGCTGCCGGACGGCACGTGGGGAGGCTTCTCGGCGGAGCGGACGGTGACGACGGGCGCGGGGAAGTGA
- a CDS encoding PadR family transcriptional regulator, with protein sequence MSLPHAILTALLEKPSSGLELTRRFDRSIGYFWSATHQQIYRELGKLETDGLIRALPAEQPTRGQKKSYEVLPAGRAELARWTAASQDPKPHRDVLLLRLRAAAVVGTAGLEADLRRHLELHERQLAEYQEIEKRDFPPGRDGTEDRLRHLVLQAGIDLETFWTQWLRRALADLAELPDGEPTRPA encoded by the coding sequence ATGTCACTCCCGCACGCGATCCTCACCGCCCTGCTCGAGAAGCCGTCGTCGGGGCTGGAGCTGACCCGGCGCTTCGACCGGTCGATCGGGTACTTCTGGTCCGCGACGCACCAGCAGATCTATCGCGAGCTGGGAAAGCTGGAGACCGACGGCCTGATCCGGGCCCTGCCCGCCGAGCAGCCGACGCGCGGCCAGAAGAAGAGCTACGAGGTCCTGCCGGCGGGCCGCGCCGAACTGGCCCGCTGGACTGCCGCCTCCCAGGACCCCAAGCCGCACCGCGACGTGCTGCTGCTGCGGCTGAGGGCTGCGGCCGTGGTCGGCACCGCGGGCCTGGAGGCCGATCTGCGACGCCACCTGGAGCTGCACGAGCGGCAGCTGGCGGAGTACCAGGAGATCGAGAAGCGTGACTTCCCGCCCGGCCGGGACGGCACCGAGGACCGGCTGCGGCATCTGGTGCTCCAGGCCGGAATCGACCTGGAGACGTTCTGGACCCAGTGGCTCAGGCGCGCCCTGGCGGACCTCGCCGAACTCCCGGACGGCGAGCCGACCCGCCCGGCCTGA